The genome window gtggaaGGTCGAAGGTACAGCTTTCATATTGTGTATCTATGGCCTTTCAAAaagggcattgtatctcatatcgccttctaTTACGTGGAACTTCGCTTCCTGGATagtcccggccacgtttatcggcagaattatctcgcctttggtagtttcacatgtcatattgaatctgtttagaaccagggttgcggatacgacctggtcctgtagaccgagctgttctacaaccttcgatctaataatgttggccgagctacctggatcaattaacacacgcttaattttagttttattcatgagtacggatattatcagtgcatcgttgtgaggttgcatgactccttctgcatcttcatcattaaaggacaaggttcctatgggtgcgtaatcccaaGTTAGAGATCGCTTTTCTTTcataatcgatgtcttagtgtgtTTAAGTACCGGctcctgaggggtatcgacgttaccgatgatcatgtggatgacgtgctgtggttttttcctgttcgttttgtttaccgaaatccctatttttgaaatggtttttggctttgtcacttaaaaattctcgaagatgcccttaattgaataaccgggctacctcctctcttagttgcctacaATCTTCCGTTCAGTGTCCATGGGTgtcatgatattcacacatttgattggggttcctctgggcatgatcggtctgcatgggtcgaggccatttagtgtccttgatgcgtccgatagccgacacgatggcatATGCATCGAtcctgaagttatactctgataactgtGGTACTTCCTTAGGTCTGGTATGCCTATCAAATCCATTTCTGTTCATCAGTCCCCGAGACCGTTGGCTTCGATCATTTCTCTTTTCGCCTCGTGAAAGTTTGCTACCCCGGTGATCTCCGTTGTACGGCCGGTATCGATCCTTGCTTGACCTTGGTTCTCGATCGGTATCCCTTTAAAACCGGACCCGGAatccaactggtcgtcttcgacccttattttagattgataccgattgtgcacatcaacccaagtaatagctgggtattcgattaggttatgcttcagccgccgtgaagccatcgaactTTATTCGTTCAGACCTTGAGttaaagcttgaacaacccaattgTCTGTCACTGGTGGTAGATCCactcgttccatttggaaacgagatacaaattctcttagcatctcgttatccctttgtcttaccttgaataggtccgactttcgggtctcgacttttatggccccgacatgtgcttttacgaaacaatctgcaagcatagcaaaagaatcaatagagttagatggtaaattatgataccatattatTGCCCCCttcgacagggtttcaccgaattttttcaataatacggattcgatttcatcatcttctagatcgtttcctttaatggcacatgtgtaagatatgacatgttcgttggggtcggtcgtcccattatacataggaatttcgggcatgcgaaacttctttgggattggtttaggggccgcgctcgggggggaaggcttctgtacgaattttttggaatctaagcctttcaatatcgggggtgccccgggatctgatcaaccttggagttgtatgtttccacctttttgttattttctttaatCCTTttttctcctgattctattcgttttgtcagtttctcgaacatcttaacaatttcgggattagtccccgattcttgctcatttggccTCACTACAACTGGTTCCATTTTGTGAGTGACTTCCTGGGGCGGATTGGactccggcctgctcggtatctgggtttgactctgcaactgagctattgctacctgttgagcttgcaacatttcgaaaatcatacgcaagctgactccGTTTTCTTCAACATTATGGGTATCTCaagctgcagatcgagtaccactatgaatgctattttcaggttcagaacgttggcctgcctcgatggccacatgtgattTAACATTCAagggtacttcgactcgagctccaacggcgttgacGAGCGGCATTTCGCCACCGGGCGccaagttattgttctcatcttgaaggccagcttcgttgttgATAGGCAAGGCCATTGATCGGGAATTTGCTGTTGCTAATATGAAATCAGAGATGCTTCAAAATAAGCGTGAAATGGCCAGTATTTCAGAGATTCGTGTCAAATagccactgttatccttagccccacggtgtgCGCCAAAATGTTTAACCGAAAAACGAattgagttaaatttgtacgtatttctaagggtatgtggtataagttgacacaaatcgtaagaatgaatagaaatatcaagtatTGACCtcagagaatgaaaaataagcaaagttggaaagaagatgatttataaattaagcaagatgaatctaTTTATGAAGAtaaaaaaggataactcttcaatataggagtgtatgatatctcagttacaatgtatgcaaaaACTTGGTCCTTACAGAAATAACAACCATCCcatttatagtggagggatcctactttagatataattaaaaattcgtagtgggagacccatgataaatcaacttttccataattcctgccaggattctctcctctagtgggattgcaacggctcttgtctatgagctcgatattgactcgagcttggtAACGACTCGAGCCCTCGATCTTAACTCGgatccttgtattgattcggggtcagtgttggtcggtctctgcttcataagctcgataacttcatcatagttcgatttggactcgagctcgataatgatatcgagctcgacattgatcggtccctagggctcgaagtttggtgacctgacttcggacctcaacctgatattatgaagacgcttctccgatccaatgcattaccatttcgaccagttcgtacgaaaGACTAACCGGTTTTTACTGTATACGGTGACCTTTCAGGATAGTGGATTCTTAATTGGTCTCAACTTGTGATATCATCTCCTCCCAATTTTGTTATGTGAACAGAATGTCAATAAATATGTCCTTCTAACCATTTCTAGGATACTAGTTATACTGGACTTTAGTTGCCTTTTGTCTCTTCTCAAGGTTGGATCATCTCTTGCCTTAGAATGTTTATATACATAGTGAACTGCTGTTCAATTTTGCAACTCAAGAATTAAGAAGAGTCAAATGGATTGTGTTACAATGAAGTTGTACTAGTTCACCAAGTAGGTgagattttttgtttttttgaactTTTTAATGTTTTTTGTTGCAGCTCTTTCCCCAACTACTGTATCACCAAGCGCGACAGCAGGTGCACCAAGTACTGCTGCAGGGACAAACGTGGTTGCTCCAGCACCTGGAAGCTCCGGTTCAGCTTCACTTTGTCAATCTTTTGGGCCGCTGGCTCTGACCATAGGAGCTGCATTTTTCTCTTTATTCTAAGCAACATTTTTCTGTAATGTTTCTGGCGTAGATGAGATCTACACAGCAACTCGGGTTGGTTGTAATTGGGCCCAAGATTTCTTCTTTAAACAAGCAACTGATGCTAGTGGCCTTGTTTAACCATAATTGCATCCAATTATCGCATGACAGCTCAAAGTCAACTTTAATAATAGCATGTTTAGTCTGTTAGAGTAATACTAGCTTTTCTTTATTTGTGAcaatatcatattttgagattaaGTTTGATGATTGGAGTATCTCATAATTATCTGGATAAAGGGTTTAAAGAAAGCTACATGCTATTTCACATTCCATTTTAGGTAGGTGTCATAATGTTTAATAAAAAGGACAACTCGATTCACATGCTTACTACATGTATTTTTCTGGCCTAGAAATTAGAATGAGTTCTTGCAGTTGGAATATCTCGTTATGATTGCTAATTATATGTGATGAACCAAATCTTATCATAACTGAAAATAAGATGTTAAGTTACTACAGAGAGTATAGATGAGGAACTATATACGAGTAAAAAATTGAAGGATTAAGTTACTTTCTTGGCTGTAAATGGGGGACTAAATTCAAGTGGAAAGTTGGGGAAGAAAGTATTTACCTCGGAAAAGATTCAATCCAACCACATATTTCCCTACAGCTAACTTGTTACGATATCAACCAAGTTAAAGACCCCATTGTGATATGCGCCAATAAGACCATAACCCCTAAGTTCTAAACCTATGAGTTAACTTTCTCGTATGAACATTCAATACATTTGTAAATCCTTGGGAGAGTGAAACACTCGATTGAATCTCCCTTTTTTTGTTCTGTTCCAAAGTCCCAAACTTATGGTTTCTGTAGTGAACCAATTCGTTAACATAATAACTAAACCGGACGAGTTGTGAGACTGAATatgctattgataattcaataaCAATACTATGAATTTTACATGTTTTTAGGTTGCATAAATGATCATTACAAGTCAAACAAGAAAGCATATTGTGCATTACTCAATCTTCCAACACATTTCTCATACCCAAGTCAACACACCAAAAATACAAGGTAAATTAGTTATGCAGTACTCTCTCTAAAACATTGTATGCGAAAGAAGTACCACCAAAGGAATACATGGagtttgaaaaaaataaagaaagatacATATGtgtgaaaggaaaaaaaaaaggcaaatttacaaaccccccccccccccccccccaaccatcATATAGACACCTTGAACTTTCTTAAGTTAAACATCTGATTCTTTGATACTAACATAGTTCTTTTGTAAGTGTTTTTACTGTATTTGTCAAGATTCAGGGCTCCATTTTTGGGGCAAATGTCATGACAGCATCTGCCACAGTTAGGAAAATCTTGTCTTCTCCAATCATGTCTGGAAAACCAGATGCATGAAGCTTGTCATTCACCAGTGGCCCCGGATTTGCCAGAACAAGCTGTAAACAATCAAAAGTGTACATAAATATATTAGACCCTCAAAAAGATTGGTACAAATGTAAAATTTCTATACTAGTTTTAGCTTACTTGAACATCTCTTTTCTGGAGGGACTTGAACAAATCTTCTAAGGAATGAATTCCACTTGTATCTATATCAGTAACAGCTGCAAGAGAGCAAGAATCAAGTTACTCAATCAAAACCTCAGGGACAAAGAATTCGAAGAATATAGTTTTTGGAGAATTCCTTACGCGACATTTCAACTATCAAATACTGGATCTTTTGTTGGTTAGTTTCTTTTAGCATTTCGTCTTCATCAGTTAGCCATCTTAGTATCCTGCAAAACTTTGATTTTAATACGAATCCAACTTATATCGTCAAGCTAATGAAGTAGCAATTAGTACCTGTCCCTCATATAGTTGGAGTTGGAAAAGTAAATAGCAGAATCAACTCTCACAATAAGAATTCCAGGGACCCTTGTTGCTTCTGGATATTGCTGTATATTTCTGTATACAGTAGTCCTAGGGACCTTCCCAAGAACAGCAATCCGAGGCCTTGTAACTTGGAGGAGGATTTTGGCAAATGATATAGCAACCTAATAAATGAAAATTTTGAGGATCAAAAATTGCCTTAGTATTGATGTAATCAATCCAAGAAATTAAGATAAAAGAAGAATTGTCCAGCTTGTTTACCGCGATCAAGAGGCCTATTTCAACAGACTCGAAAATCACCCCTAAGAAAGCTCCCATGCAAGCAACGAAATCAAACTTGTCAATCTTATATAGGAGTTTCATTGCATCGATATCTATCAACCCGATAACTGCAGATATGATGATGGAAGCCAATATAGCATTCGGCGTGTACTTGAACAATGGTGTGATCAATTCTAAAGTTAGTAACACAACACAAGACATGATAATGTTTGAGACTGCCGTATGGCATCCAGCCATATAGTTGACTGCTGAACGAGAAAAGGATCCTGCGCAACAATTGCAAGTTCATTTGCAATCAATTTACTGAAAATTTTAGGTGGGAATTAGTAATAGACTTGTTTCGCTGTGTTTTGCACCTACCTGTAGCCACATAGCAGGATGTCATTGAGCCAACTATATTCATTGTTCCTAAAGCAACCATTTCTTTGTTTCCATCCAATTGGTAATCCTTCAATGCTGCAAATGTTCTTCCAATAGCAGCAGCTTCCTATAATTCAACAAGTTTGTACAATAAAAATAAGCTTTTTGATAACTGGCCAAGAAATGAATATTAATGTGATGGGAAGCATAACTTACAGTTAGTGCTATCAAACCAGAAATTGCACCAATTTTGAATCCTTTGGTTAAATTTTCACCACTGAAATAAATTTGCTTCAGTGATGGTGGATTGATCCCTCGATCGATGTGTCTTACCTTGATGTTATAAAAAGATCAAACGTAAGGCACAAAAAAAAAGGAAGATAAAAATAATACAGAGATAACATAAGAACTATGATAATGTAAAAGAACTCACAATTTGGACACCATGTTTTTCAGCATGGAAGATAAACACAAATAACGTCGAGAGGATAATGGATATCATTGGAGCAATTGCAGGCACCCAAAAGTATTTCTTGTTCTTTTTTCCCTGTTCAACAATAAAAGGCAAAACAAAAAGCATTAATAATTGGCAATCAGATCAACCATGATGGTAACATAATTAGTTGTACTTATTTTGATTCTTACAATAAACTTGGCGACTAGAAGGAAAGCCAAGAAAGATACACCAATCACAATAGTCTGCCAGTTCCACTGGTCCAAAAGAGAATGATAGTTAGCTCTATTAACAGTTGAAGAAAACAAAAAGGGAATACATTGAGATTTGTCTGACCCCATGATGTGCTGCAGCAAAAACTGATCTCATAACAGAAACAATACCAGTTTCCTTTGTGAATTTCTTTATGCCAAGCAGACCTTTCAGCTGTTGAAGACTGATAGTAATGGCTGCTCCAGCCATGAAGCCAACTATGGCAGCATGAGACAGAAAGTCAATCAAGAAACCCAACCTAATTAAACAGAGAAAAAAAGAATACAAGTCAGCTTATTCTAGTGCTAAAATGCCATAGGAAAGAATTGAGATTAGTAACATACATGTTAAAGCATCTAGCCTATATCTAATACTATTTCTATATATCCATTTGTATGTAATATCTATTTGTACAGTCAAACAGTTTTCTCTAACTATGAACCTTTTAAGGATAACAATTACAAAGCTTCAGTTGAATTCAGCTATATGTATCTTCACTGTCCATGACGCTCCTTTCAATTATGAACCTTTTTAGTACTATTTATGTACCTTTTTTACTATGGCATTTTAGTTGAAACAGAGTACAGTTTAATTTACACCGAAAATTAAAAGGTCTGACACTCATAATCTGAGCCCCTTCAAGGAATTGTAATTGTTCCATATTCAAGGAAGCAGAATATAACCTGAAAAATCCAAGAATGAACTGTGTAATCCCTGCAAAAAATGTAGCAGTGAAAGCAAGGCGCTGATACTCGAGTTTTTGTTTAACAGGATCAAATTCTGCCTGAAGCATGCTTCCAAGCAAGAGTGACACCACAGCAACTGGCCCTATGGCAATATCTCTTGAACTACCCATGAAGGCATAAACCAAGGGTGGCACAAAGCTACTGTCTGTAATAAAcaaatgaaaattaatctttcaACCTGATAGTAAAGGCAAGTAATAAAGAAGGGGAGCACCATCGGGCCAGAGTCAAATCCAGAATTTAAAGTTGGTGGGTGCCAGAAGTGGATCCAGTATTTAAAGGTAGCGGACGCACATTTGCATTCAACCAAAATTTGTTTTGTATATAGGGTGCCACTACTAATTTATTACTAATTTTTAAagacatatacatacatacatatatatatagagagagaattTTTATCGAACTTCACGAGTGTCGGTGACCCCTCATTCTGTAATGTAGGTCCGCCTCTCttactatatttatatattttagtaTATATTGGTGGAGCCAAAAGTAACGAGTTTAGTTGAACCCACATAATCCGTTCTAAATCTGCCTTCTGGGTAGGGCTAGAGGCGGATGGAGCTACTATACTATGGTTTCAACTGAATCAAATATTTACAACACATATTATAGATATCTAGTGAAGAACAACCAATATTAAATTGTGAACCCATAATTTCAAAAACAGGATGGGTTAGTCCGTCAAGGATGTTAAAATTGAGAATCTGCGAGTGATTAAAAGGGGGAGTGAACTTACATAGCCCATATTGAGGATCCAAATTTGCAAGTTTTGCATAGCCAATATCCTGAAAGGCCAACACTAGGTAGTTAATTAACATGGCAACAAATTAAAAAAACAGAAGAAAGaagtccaaataatgaatgaCTAGTTTCTTGTAATTTACCTGAGGGATACACAAACTGGCTATAGTAAGGCCAGAAATAAGGTCACCTTTAAACTTGGATAAATTATAAGACCTTCCCCAATCAAGAATGGGAAAAACAGCTTGAATGCCAAGACGCAATTTCTTAGTCTTAGATTGGTCCTTAAAATGTCGCAAAGGATCATCATGAAAAAATGTTTCCTTAACACTTTCAGTAATTTCCTTGAGTAAGTTTGGTTTAGGAGGAACTCCAACTTTGTGAACATAAGGCAAGTTGTCTGAATGTCTCCTTGAGGAAGCCACTCTACTTATGTCTGTATCCATCTCCCCAGAATAGTCATTAACCCGATGACTCATTCTTTGCCTTCAAAGTTCAAATATACAAACGGAGGATGAATAAATTTCAAGCAATTAAAAAACAATATAATCTACTTTGGTTTTGTCTTCATGGGCCATCACTGTTTTCTGTCACTTAATTACTAACTATACACACCCACAATTTAGATGAGTTGAAAAAGTAATATTTAGTTTTTGCCTAAAGAAATATGATTCGGCCTCGAAACATTAACATAGACACCACTCATTCAACTGAACCCAATATTTTTATCGTAAAGTATGAATAAATAATATATGAAAAATCACTAAAATTTTCAAAGAGTGACAAGTTATGAACCCATAATTGTAAAAGTGCAACGAGCTAGTAGTGAGAATATAAAAACTAAATGCAAAAAAGTTTTTAAAAGAATATGCATTTATCTAGGAATCAAAACAAGCACGTCTAAAAAATGTACCTAGGGAAGAAGGATGGTGAGGAGTTTAGCAGGAGAGATACTTACGAAAAGGGAAAAGGGAAGTGTTGCTTATATAGGTTTATAGAGTTTTCAAAAGTCAACTGTTGTATTGATTCAAGAAGACCTTACCAATGAACTTAGATCGAATTTATTCCAAATACAGAGGGCCGAAAAAAGGGCTGACCCAAGATTTTaagcatttaaaaaaaaaatgcaacTTTTGATTTATTTAATACACAATGATTGTATGATATATAGATAATCTAATATAAACTTTATCTTGGGTGATTAAACGATAGCAATTGCCTCCCCAGGGTAT of Nicotiana tomentosiformis chromosome 7, ASM39032v3, whole genome shotgun sequence contains these proteins:
- the LOC104101609 gene encoding sulfate transporter 1.3-like — translated: MSHRVNDYSGEMDTDISRVASSRRHSDNLPYVHKVGVPPKPNLLKEITESVKETFFHDDPLRHFKDQSKTKKLRLGIQAVFPILDWGRSYNLSKFKGDLISGLTIASLCIPQDIGYAKLANLDPQYGLYSSFVPPLVYAFMGSSRDIAIGPVAVVSLLLGSMLQAEFDPVKQKLEYQRLAFTATFFAGITQFILGFFRLGFLIDFLSHAAIVGFMAGAAITISLQQLKGLLGIKKFTKETGIVSVMRSVFAAAHHGWNWQTIVIGVSFLAFLLVAKFIGKKNKKYFWVPAIAPMISIILSTLFVFIFHAEKHGVQIVRHIDRGINPPSLKQIYFSGENLTKGFKIGAISGLIALTEAAAIGRTFAALKDYQLDGNKEMVALGTMNIVGSMTSCYVATGSFSRSAVNYMAGCHTAVSNIIMSCVVLLTLELITPLFKYTPNAILASIIISAVIGLIDIDAMKLLYKIDKFDFVACMGAFLGVIFESVEIGLLIAVAISFAKILLQVTRPRIAVLGKVPRTTVYRNIQQYPEATRVPGILIVRVDSAIYFSNSNYMRDRILRWLTDEDEMLKETNQQKIQYLIVEMSPVTDIDTSGIHSLEDLFKSLQKRDVQLVLANPGPLVNDKLHASGFPDMIGEDKIFLTVADAVMTFAPKMEP